Proteins encoded by one window of Acidimicrobiales bacterium:
- a CDS encoding adenosine kinase: MATNEIPPKQDLAALDVVGIGNAIVDVLAEVDDDFIDEHALAKGAMTLIDADRAVQLYAAMPPGLEESGGSAANTMVGVASFGGRAAYIGLVADDFLGEVFRRDMRHVGVDFDVPGVAGNEPTARCLIQVTPDAQRTLNTHLGISSHLSTAEIDGDLVASASHLYCEGYLWDTEEAKGAIRYAMDLAHDAGRTVSLTLSDGFCVDRHREEWLELLTDRVDVVFGNASELCSLFEVDDVEQATDAVAAEVDLAFVTLGKQGSMVVAGSDRIRIEADELEAVVDTTGAGDLYAAGVLFGLSRGADLPDAARLGSIAAAEVISHLGARPGRALSAVARSILG, from the coding sequence GTGGCCACCAACGAGATACCCCCCAAGCAGGATCTCGCCGCGTTGGATGTCGTCGGCATCGGCAATGCCATAGTGGACGTTCTGGCCGAGGTGGACGACGACTTCATCGACGAGCACGCCCTGGCCAAGGGCGCCATGACGCTCATCGATGCCGACCGGGCAGTGCAGCTCTACGCGGCCATGCCGCCGGGGCTCGAGGAGTCCGGGGGATCGGCGGCCAACACCATGGTGGGCGTAGCGTCCTTCGGGGGCCGGGCTGCCTACATCGGCCTGGTGGCCGACGACTTCCTGGGTGAGGTGTTCCGACGCGATATGCGCCACGTAGGTGTCGACTTCGACGTGCCCGGGGTGGCCGGCAACGAACCAACCGCTCGCTGCCTCATTCAGGTCACCCCCGACGCGCAACGCACCTTGAACACCCACCTCGGCATTTCGTCACACCTTTCGACCGCCGAGATCGACGGCGACCTGGTGGCCTCCGCGTCGCACCTGTACTGCGAGGGCTACCTGTGGGACACCGAGGAGGCCAAGGGGGCCATCCGCTACGCCATGGATCTGGCCCATGACGCAGGACGGACGGTCTCGCTCACCCTGTCCGACGGGTTCTGCGTGGATCGCCATCGTGAAGAGTGGCTTGAGCTGCTCACCGACCGGGTCGACGTGGTCTTCGGCAACGCGTCGGAGCTTTGTTCGCTATTCGAGGTCGATGATGTGGAACAGGCCACCGATGCGGTGGCCGCCGAGGTGGATCTCGCATTCGTGACGCTCGGCAAGCAGGGGTCGATGGTGGTGGCCGGGTCAGATCGGATCCGGATCGAGGCCGACGAACTCGAGGCTGTGGTCGACACCACAGGCGCCGGCGACCTCTACGCGGCGGGGGTCCTGTTCGGCCTCAGCAGGGGCGCCGACCTGCCCGACGCCGCCCGTCTGGGAAGTATCGCGGCGGCTGAGGTGATCAGCCACTTGGGGGCCCGCCCGGGCAGGGCGTTGTCGGCCGTGGCAAGGTCGATCCTGGGCTGA